In Musa acuminata AAA Group cultivar baxijiao chromosome BXJ3-9, Cavendish_Baxijiao_AAA, whole genome shotgun sequence, a single genomic region encodes these proteins:
- the LOC103998735 gene encoding V-type proton ATPase catalytic subunit A isoform X1, whose amino-acid sequence MITTSCFYHVYKLSGLFLAYSMFFLQRPLKTIAIKSGDVYIPRGVSVPALDKDILWEFDPKKLAVGDLLTGGDLFATVFENTLMQHHVAIPPGSMGKISYIAPAGQYNLKDTVLELEFQGVKKQITMLQTWPVRTPRPVAAKVAADTPLLTGQRVLDALFPSVLGGTCAIPGAFGCGKTVISQALSKYSNSDTVVYVGCGERGNEMAEVLMDFPQLTMTLPDGREESVMKRTTLVANTSNMPVAAREASIYTGITIAEYFRDMGYNVSMMADSTSRWAEALREISGRLAEMPADSGYPAYLAARLASFYERAGKVKCLGAPDRSGSVTIVGAVSPPGGDFSDPVTSATLGIVQVFWGLDKKLAQRKHFPSVNWLISYSKYSKALESFYEKFDPDFIDIRTKAREVLQREDDLNEIVQLVGKDALAETDKITLETAKLLREDYLAQNAFTPYDKFCPFYKSVWMMRNIIHFNTLANQAVERGAGPDGQKITYSVIKHRLGQLFYRLVSQKFEDPAEGEEALIAKFQKLYDDLTVEFRNLEDEAR is encoded by the exons ATGATCACAACTTCTTGCTTCTACCATGTATACAAATTGTCAGGATTGTTTTTAG CATATTCCATGTTCTTCCTACAGCGTCCTCTGAAAACTATTGCCATCAAGTCTGGTGATGTCTATATACCTCGTGGTGTTTCTGTTCCTGCACTGGACAAAGATATATTGTGGGAATTTGATCCTAAGAAGTTAG CTGTAGGAGATCTTCTTACTGGTGGAGATCTATTTGCA aCTGTCTTCGAGAACACATTGATGCAGCATCATGTTGCTATTCCTCCAGGTTCCATGGGAAAAATTAGTTACATTGCCCCTGCTGGTCAATACAATCTGAAG GATACAGTACTTGAGCTGGAGTTTCAAGGTGTTAAAAAGCAGATCACTATGCTCCAG ACATGGCCAGTGCGTACACCAAGGCCTGTTGCAGCAAAAGTTGCAGCTGATACACCACTCTTAACTGGGCAG CGTGTACTTGATGCTCTCTTCCCTTCGGTTCTTGGAGGCACTTGTGCGATACCTGGAGCTTTTGGTTGTGGAAAAACAGTTATCAGTCAGGCACTCTCGAAG TACTCTAATTCTGACACAGTGGTTTATGTGGGATGTGGAGAGAGAGGAAATGAAATGGCTGAG GTTCTAATGGATTTCCCACAACTAACAATGACATTGCCGGATGGTCGTGAAGAATCTGTGATGAAGAGGACAACACTTGTAGCAAACACTTCCAATATGCCGGTGGCTGCTCGTGAGGCCTCCATATATACAG GCATCACTATAGCTGAATATTTCCGAGATATGGGCTACAATGTTAGCATGATGGCTGATTCCACCTCTCGCTGGGCAGAGGCCTTGCGTGAAATCTCTGGGCGTCTG GCTGAAATGCCAGCAGATAGTGGTTATCCTGCATATCTGGCAGCACGTCTAGCATCTTTCTATGAGCGAGCTGGTAAAGTGAAATGTCTCGGTGCGCCAGACCGATCAGGTAGTGTCACAATCGTTGGCGCTGTTTCTCCTCCAGGTGGTGATTTTTCAGATCCAGTTACTTCTGCAACCCTTGGTATTGTTCAG GTCTTCTGGGGACTGGATAAGAAGCTTGCTCAAAGGAAGCATTTCCCATCAGTTAATTGGCTTATATCTTATTCCAAGTACTCAAAG GCTTTGGAATCTTTCTATGAGAAATTTGATCCAGATTTTATTGACATAAGAACTAAAGCTCGTGAAGTATTACAGAGAGAAGATGACCTAAACGAAATTGTGCAG CTTGTTGGTAAAGATGCATTGGCTGAAACAGACAAAATTACCCTGGAGACAGCAAAGCTTCTGAGAGAAGATTATCTTGCGCAGAATGCTTTTACTCC ATATGATAAATTCTGCCCATTTTACAAATCAGTTTGGATGATGCGTAACATCATCCATTTCAATACATTGGCCAATCAG GCTGTAGAGAGAGGAGCAGGTCCTGATGGCCAGAAGATAACATACAGTGTCATTAAGCATCGCTTGGGCCAACTCTTCTACCGACTAGT GTCCCAGAAATTTGAAGATCCTGCAGAAGGTGAGGAAGCTCTTATCGCAAAATTCCAGAAACTGTATGATGACCTCACTGTTGAGTTCCGCAACCTCGAAGATGAAGCACGGTGA
- the LOC103998735 gene encoding V-type proton ATPase catalytic subunit A isoform X2, with product MAYGDRLTTFEDSEKESEYGYVRKVSGPVVVADGMGGAAMYELVRVGHDKLIGEIIRLEGDSATIQVYEETAGLMVNDPVLRTRKPLSVELGPGILGNIFDGIQRPLKTIAIKSGDVYIPRGVSVPALDKDILWEFDPKKLAVGDLLTGGDLFATVFENTLMQHHVAIPPGSMGKISYIAPAGQYNLKDTVLELEFQGVKKQITMLQTWPVRTPRPVAAKVAADTPLLTGQRVLDALFPSVLGGTCAIPGAFGCGKTVISQALSKYSNSDTVVYVGCGERGNEMAEVLMDFPQLTMTLPDGREESVMKRTTLVANTSNMPVAAREASIYTGITIAEYFRDMGYNVSMMADSTSRWAEALREISGRLAEMPADSGYPAYLAARLASFYERAGKVKCLGAPDRSGSVTIVGAVSPPGGDFSDPVTSATLGIVQVFWGLDKKLAQRKHFPSVNWLISYSKYSKALESFYEKFDPDFIDIRTKAREVLQREDDLNEIVQLVGKDALAETDKITLETAKLLREDYLAQNAFTPYDKFCPFYKSVWMMRNIIHFNTLANQAVERGAGPDGQKITYSVIKHRLGQLFYRLVSQKFEDPAEGEEALIAKFQKLYDDLTVEFRNLEDEAR from the exons ATGGCCTACGGCGATCGCCTCACGACGTTCGAGGATTCGGAGAAGGAGAGCGAGTACGGATACGTCCGTAAG GTTTCTGGACCCGTTGTTGTGGCCGATGGAATGGGAGGTGCTGCTATGTATGAACTGGTTCGTGTTGGTCATGATAAGCTTATTGGTGAAATTATCCGTTTGGAGGGTGATTCAGCTACCATTCAGG TCTATGAAGAAACTGCTGGTTTGATGGTCAATGATCCTGTTTTGCGAACTCGAAAG CCTCTCTCAGTGGAACTAGGACCTGGAATTTTGGGCAACATTTTTGATGGCATTCAG CGTCCTCTGAAAACTATTGCCATCAAGTCTGGTGATGTCTATATACCTCGTGGTGTTTCTGTTCCTGCACTGGACAAAGATATATTGTGGGAATTTGATCCTAAGAAGTTAG CTGTAGGAGATCTTCTTACTGGTGGAGATCTATTTGCA aCTGTCTTCGAGAACACATTGATGCAGCATCATGTTGCTATTCCTCCAGGTTCCATGGGAAAAATTAGTTACATTGCCCCTGCTGGTCAATACAATCTGAAG GATACAGTACTTGAGCTGGAGTTTCAAGGTGTTAAAAAGCAGATCACTATGCTCCAG ACATGGCCAGTGCGTACACCAAGGCCTGTTGCAGCAAAAGTTGCAGCTGATACACCACTCTTAACTGGGCAG CGTGTACTTGATGCTCTCTTCCCTTCGGTTCTTGGAGGCACTTGTGCGATACCTGGAGCTTTTGGTTGTGGAAAAACAGTTATCAGTCAGGCACTCTCGAAG TACTCTAATTCTGACACAGTGGTTTATGTGGGATGTGGAGAGAGAGGAAATGAAATGGCTGAG GTTCTAATGGATTTCCCACAACTAACAATGACATTGCCGGATGGTCGTGAAGAATCTGTGATGAAGAGGACAACACTTGTAGCAAACACTTCCAATATGCCGGTGGCTGCTCGTGAGGCCTCCATATATACAG GCATCACTATAGCTGAATATTTCCGAGATATGGGCTACAATGTTAGCATGATGGCTGATTCCACCTCTCGCTGGGCAGAGGCCTTGCGTGAAATCTCTGGGCGTCTG GCTGAAATGCCAGCAGATAGTGGTTATCCTGCATATCTGGCAGCACGTCTAGCATCTTTCTATGAGCGAGCTGGTAAAGTGAAATGTCTCGGTGCGCCAGACCGATCAGGTAGTGTCACAATCGTTGGCGCTGTTTCTCCTCCAGGTGGTGATTTTTCAGATCCAGTTACTTCTGCAACCCTTGGTATTGTTCAG GTCTTCTGGGGACTGGATAAGAAGCTTGCTCAAAGGAAGCATTTCCCATCAGTTAATTGGCTTATATCTTATTCCAAGTACTCAAAG GCTTTGGAATCTTTCTATGAGAAATTTGATCCAGATTTTATTGACATAAGAACTAAAGCTCGTGAAGTATTACAGAGAGAAGATGACCTAAACGAAATTGTGCAG CTTGTTGGTAAAGATGCATTGGCTGAAACAGACAAAATTACCCTGGAGACAGCAAAGCTTCTGAGAGAAGATTATCTTGCGCAGAATGCTTTTACTCC ATATGATAAATTCTGCCCATTTTACAAATCAGTTTGGATGATGCGTAACATCATCCATTTCAATACATTGGCCAATCAG GCTGTAGAGAGAGGAGCAGGTCCTGATGGCCAGAAGATAACATACAGTGTCATTAAGCATCGCTTGGGCCAACTCTTCTACCGACTAGT GTCCCAGAAATTTGAAGATCCTGCAGAAGGTGAGGAAGCTCTTATCGCAAAATTCCAGAAACTGTATGATGACCTCACTGTTGAGTTCCGCAACCTCGAAGATGAAGCACGGTGA